The DNA sequence aaagtaattattaatatttcttttagaataataaaagaattatgaTTAGTTTGTATTTAGTTAgctttttagaataataaaagaattattaatatttcttttaaaatataaaagcatttttttaatatttctttttatatattttatattgagcaACCGTTCATATATAGTAAGTTTCAGATTCCATTTTGATAAAAGAAAATTGTTTTTAGCTGGTGTTTAAGACCATAATCAATTTTAGTTTAATAGTAATATCACTATGAACAATTAGGTTTTCCCAGGATTCATCCAAGAACTGGATGAGTTTACCAAGACATAGCCAAGAGTTTAGAGACGGCGTCAATAGATTCTTGGACTATGCTTACTCCGTTGGAAATCCTCAAGGAGAGGAAATTCTATGTCCTTGTGCAAAATGTTGCAACTTTCTTTGGGGTCAAAGAGAGTCTATTTATAGTGATTTAATATGCTTTGAATTTGTCAAGGGCTATACATGATGGGGTCAAAAATTGAAACATAAAAGAAACTTCCATTAATGCTGCATCCCTACTCTCATTTGCTTCCATTAACTCCCTCTTGAGTGTCTCAATTGAAACTATtcacacactacaagaaaaatacccattcaggtacacttgaaaagtgtagccaaaagtgaaaaaaaatgatgccttaggctacggctacgctttttgggctacggctacgctttttggggtgattcctattcagccgttgcctattctcaaaggctacgctttcctgcaccaagggctacgcttttggcgtttgggaataggctacgcttttcaagtgatgctgtccaggaccaaaggctacgcttttcagcactAATGGTTACCAGAATTCAAaagaataggctacacttttcaaggcTATTGCATCACTTTATAAACGTAACAAATAGCATACTTATAGCTActttatataagtgtagccttaggtccctcattattttttttaatttttaatatatatatatatatatatatatatatatatatatatatatatatataatatttcaataattttttgtacaatataatatttaataatataattacatatataattttgtatttttaattaaatgaattaaataaaataaaataaaaataaatataaaattatactaaatttatttaaataataaaaattatctgtaaacaaaatatatttataaagaacCAAAAGtattaaaatgaaattaattttgaatattcatacatctcacaccaAATTAAGCATAGTCATATCAAAATAAGCAAGAGACCACTTAaaatttactactaatactctacgaaaaactaaaatattatatcttACATAAGTATTTTCTAATAACTAAACCATATTCCACAATCCATGAATCTCTTCCTCTTGTTGCTACTGTTTGGCCTTCATGTCTCCAAGTTCATCTTTTAAAGTTGTCGCTTTTTCTTTGAGCTGTTGCTTTAAAATGTGGTGACCACAGAAGATAACTCAAATCTGCAATCAATTCCAGCAACCAAGTGAATTCTTTTTTAACTTATAAAGCCTAAAGGCAGCAACTTTGACAGGCAACAACAAAAGAATCACCccatcaataaaagaataaccTATAACTCATCAAATCCCAAATGCCAATATCTCTTACAAGCATTGTTTATAGCATTCACAGCCATCCTAAAAGGCATAAAGATATAGCAGTGAAAGCTTACCAAACCTACTACTCTTTTTATTAACCTCCTAATATGTACGCTCAACTTTACattaatatatatacacacatatatatccaTTGGAAATGTGAAATAAGTAATTAAGTACTATACTGTACCTGTGACTAATTAATAACAGGAAGTGAGATTTTCATAATAGTATTATTAAGGCACATTCCTAATTACGATTGTTCTTTAGAGCTTCTTGGCAATCCGATATTAGTGGCTAGTGTAGTGGGTTCTACTTCTACACACAAAAATTACAGCTGCTACACATTCCTTGTGCTCAGAAATCTCGTGATCATCTGCAAAAAAGTCAAGCATTGCCAACTAATTTGTCATACTTTGAGAAATTAATATTCTCTCTTATACACTAGCATAACATAATCTGAGGGAAAGAAGCAACAAGCATTAAATCAAGTGAGCTTTCTTCCAGAATTAATAGATTGAGCTTtaattctatcttttttttttcatggtaagtgaaattccctttttttttcttggttatCCTTATGTAATACATATTTGAATGAATCAGAAACCATTCGTGGGACAGAAGCAATAAACAAGAAAAGGTGTCACATGTGGTGAATGAGCATCTCTTTGCCAAGTGCCATGTTGTGTGACTCATGATTAAGATTATATGATCGGTTTTGAGTTATCAAGTGAGAAAGTCGTCCTCTCCCTCACATGCTCATAAGCTAAGGTTTTGCTTTTTCAgccttttcttttcctcctttggAAATTCCCGTCCACACTCCAAAACCCAATCCCAACTTAAAAAAGTTCCCTCAAAACACAAATAGAATAGAATAGTAAAACATTTACAAATAAGTATTTTTAAGAAACAAGTTAAACTTTCTGTTTAtgaaatttagttaaatttatacaTTTATTGTCAATTGTGCCAACAGGTGAATATACGGTGGGTACatttagttaaatttagttaaattCATACATTTATTGTCAATTGTGCCAACAAGTGTTGTTTTagacaaaaaaatttcataagaCAAAAATATATAAGTGGAAAATTAAAAGATAACAGTCAAATAGCAATCACAAAGAGCAGAACCATTTGTCCTAATTGGCTTTTGAAACTAACAGTTTAAAACTACATTATGCACATAACTCTGACTAAGCCAATTAGATTCCAGCCACAATACAATTCTACAAAATTTAATCAGAATGTAGCACATAACATTAACATACCTTAACTGCAAGTTCTCCAATAGCCCAGCATGCATTATTTGCTATTGAAATAGCCTGATAAACCAGGCTGCAAAACAAGGAAAGAAGCAGTTCATATGGAAATTCATTAGACACAAAAGAGCACAATCGGTTTTATCATTCTACCTGCCCCAGTTTCGGACATCTGTCCCTCCTCCGAGTCCAAGTCCTTCCCATACTAACTACAACAACACAAACACCATCATGTCAGTAAACAAAATAACTATATATTCTTAATCAGCTgaggaattttgtagaagaaaaATTCTACAGATCGATGCAAAGTGAAGAAAACACAAGTCCTCAACCTGATCCATTACTTGAGCAGCATCCTATCTTTTCCAATAGTCTTCGGTACTACCTATACCACAAAAGAAAACCAGTTTATATTAAGCTATTCAACAACAAAGTGTTTTCATAAGTCATAACCAAATCAAATAACTCCTAAGCGATTTCGTAAATTTTGTATTAGGTCTTCTCTCTTTAAAGCCAAGATAAATCCAATATAAATCCTAAAAAGTTAAAACCCCAACACCAACAAGCATGGTTAACAGAACCGAAACGGCACTGACAGGGTCACCTTTTTTacctaaataaattattatagaaaaaattaatgaaattgcATAATAAAATCATACATCTGAAGAGCTAACATGGCGAGGGGTGATGGAGCCTCCAATCTGCACCAGTCCAAAAGAGCAGTATATCATCAGCATATCATTTTACTTAGCAAATAAATCTCATCAGCATAAAAGAGCAGTATATCATTTTCCAAAATGCAGACTCTGATGAAGGCAATCTCAGTTATCgatcaattaaaatttaaaaagtaccAAATGCCATGAATCCAAAAAGCACTGCACCCTTCAATAACCTAAAAATCCTCTGAAAGTTTATAAATTATACTTGAAGAATACCTAACTCAACTAAAGCAGCAAAATCACTAGGCCTTGAAGAAACAAAATAACCATAACTTAGAGCACATAAACATcgaaaagaagaagcaaaagctCCACCATTTCATTTCaacaaaaactaattttaattttcaagatttcagctcaaatattctaaaaaaacacacacatttgaatattatatatacaaaaatatgttTCACAACTTGCACAATCACAACTAGCGCTGCAGAATCAAATTCCGCAATTGAAATGAACTTCAATTACAACAATCAGTGAAAGGAAAATCCAGCTACTTGAATGAAATTTcaggaaaaagaaggaaagattACCAGAGTCGGATTGGAACCACGGGAAAGATCGAAAAGGATCATCACCGGATAGGTTGGAAGAGTCATCGGTGGCTTTGACCACGATATGATGGCGAGAAGAACGAGATGATGAGAAATTGAATGAGGATCTGAAAAGCGGGGAGAGAGGAGATGATAGCGTGGAACGAGAAATTGATGCAAGAGAAGAAGGGAATCTGAATCTTGAGGAGATGATAGCGGTGGAAGAAGCCCTAGCAATGGCGGTGGAGTTTCAGCGGCGACCAAGCACCCCTTTCTTCTCTCCTCCATCGCGTTTTCTCTCTCCCTCGAGCTCTCTTTCACCGGCGCTCGACAGCGGTGGAGCCATATGCGGCGTCGTCGTTTCTTTCCTTCCttcccctctcctctcttcttctcttcttcttcctgtgcTCCCCTTTTCTGATTTCTTCTCTTTCGTGTGTGTGAGTTGAGGGAGGATGAGAGTGCGTGAGTGAGGCTGAATGGATACGAAAAGGGGGAAAAATTTACCTAATGTGAGAGCGCAGCGAACAGAAGCGACGATAAAGACTAGTGATGGCGTGGTGAGTGGTGAGTGACGAATATGAGTGACTGGTGGAGAtggtgagtggtgagtggtgagtgtTGACTGGTGATGGCGATCCCTTTCTCTGATTTGGGGGTGTTATGTTTTCAGTGGCTAAGGGTTATGTTTTCTGATTTGGCTAAGTGTTTGTACGCATGTATCATTTGGGGAATTCaaaaaatttactaagtgttATTGGACATTTCACTTAGATATATTAGGCAACACTTTTGAAGTGCAaccaaaacttaataaataggctacTCTTAAAAAGCGCTCTCTTTGATATAAAAGTGTACCCATAGATATTAacatacggctacgctttataagtgatttctataatatctaaggctacactttttaaatgatgccagaaTTGTGTTTCCTTTTCTCTAAAAAACAGGCAACactgagaaaagcgtagcctattctatgaataggctacgcttttcaaatgtagcttaaaaaaagtgtggctgaatgggtatttttcttgtagtgacatgTCCTTAAGAACTTGAGAAACTTCCTCAGATTCAGTTCTGTTTGGGGAACTCATCATCACATTCTTGCTATGCTTCTTCTTGAACCGAGGAAATAGCCATGACATAACACCTTTATTTTTAGGCTGTGTTTGGAAAGAAGCATGAGAATCAGTGAGTGGAACAAGCTAAAAttgttatgttttcttttaatagGATAAACTTAAGAGCCACCAAGAAGCTGGAGATACTCCCGAGAAAGTATTTACTGCAGTATTTGGCAAAGAACAACCAGGAAGAGCTCGATGTTATGGGAGGATAATCACAAAAACATCTCTGCAGAAAGAACGGAAAATTGCTAAAATTAAGCAACAACATGCAGAGACTATAAGTTCAATGAAAACTGAACTTCATGAGACAAAAGACAGAGTCCAAAGTTTGGAGGATCTTGTGAAGCTTCTCTTGCAACAGAGTTCTCTTGGCACAAATATTGATGAAGCACAGTCTTTATTACGAGCCAAGGAATCAACACATGATATAAATAGTAAGCAATGTCCGAATGGCAACGATCGTCCTTCCTCATCAACTCGTGATCCAAAATGATGACCaggtataacaaaaaaatttgcagtaacttttgtgatttatCATTTATTGGAAATGGACTATCAACATTTTTGGCCTTTGCTTTCTCTGTCTTCTGCCATCTTACTTCATGGTGGCTTCTACAATACACTCTtgctatttttaattaatcatctttttttctttttcctttttaattacttatttttgtagcGTTGTGCTACTGTAaggaagaaaatttttttctcaTTGCTGAAATAATGTGGCTATGTTGGGGAGTGATGCGTGTTGTCACTGCAACAGACTCTAGTAACTGCTGTTTCATTCGCAGGAATAGCAGAAATTGTCAAGGGAGTTGTttcatatctttatcttttcattttttccctTCAAATTTATGTTTCAGTCATTTATTTCTCTGTTGCTTTCTCtcaaacataaattaattaattttatatgatagtgataataaaagaataatcattaaaaaataaaagagaaaaatctaaTATAGCAGCAACGTTATTTCCTTCCACACCAAACAGTTATGTGAGTGAAGTCTCTTCTTGTGAGCTTGTTCCTTCTGATTCTATGATTCTAAATAAGAACTACAAAGCTAATACTTTTTTTTGGAGCAATCATCATTCTCTGAATTGCATTTCTCTTTCTCAGTTTCCTCAGGTACTTCATCAAACACATACCATGCATCATTTTCCGTTATTGCACCttttatgtttcaattttttttaaatgcaacTTTAACTAAACCCCAATTCATTTATGTGTTTATTTTTCATTTGGGAACTTCCGCTTTTATATGCTGTAACTTTATAAGTTGTTTCAATGGATTCTACACTAAAAAATTGAAGTATATGGATCCTGAATTATTTTGTTCCTTTGATTTTATTCTATTAGTGTTGTTTTGCTATTTTATGGATAATTATATGGTTAGAACTTAGAACAATTTGGGAGTTTTCTGACACCTGTATTTTCAGCTGACACAGGTTAAGAATTATTACCTTAATAGGGAAGTTTGATGTTACTCGCACATAGTTATTAGGGGAGTATAACAATGGCTATTGCAGTAGTTATTGGACTCAGTGGAGGCAAGAGGATTTTGAGTTTATCATACCATTACTCTGATGTTACCGAAAAGCTTTCATTTGGCACTGATTTTGGATCCACACACTATCAGATTGTTCCAACAAAGTCAAGCatagatataaaatatgcaaGTAGATTGACATCTTTTTGATcaatattaattactattttgttatgacaattattgttagacaagaattttattattttattgagaattattgatgaatgtgtatttgaaatactaattgaactttttaataactattttaattagaattttattattagttattttgtctcttttataattattttctattatgcacaaatttatttattaattaaaataattacacatgtatgaacaaaaaattttattgtaaattttatttttttatatttttataacaaaaataatttttatttttataaaaaaggcAACCCTTttattagttgcatattttgaatattagacaacacttgtatggttgtatatccaaaagaaaaaacaacacttgtataggttgcatatccaaaagaaaaagcAATACTTTAAAGGGTTGCATATTCAAAACTAATAGGCAACACTTCAAAGGATTGCAAATTCCAACTTATAAGCAACACGTAAAAGAGTTGTATTTTATTGCAAATAGACAACACTTCAAAGGATTGCAAATTCCAACTTATAAGCAACACGTAAAAGAATTGCATTTTATTGCAAATAGGCAATATTTTTTAGTGGTGACCAAAATATGAGAGAAGAAACAACACTGCAAAAGTATTGTCTCAAACACACCTTTaaagtgttgttgtttttcaaccaaaggcaacacttaccaagtgttgctcttaaaagcgttgcttttgaaacaaaaaagtgtTGCCTTGATCTAAGGCAACGGCTGCATATGCAACGCCGACCAAAAACGTTGCCTTAGGTTCAAAAGTGTTGCCTCAACCTGAAAATGTTGTAGTGATTACTTCTAAACTAAATATGCAACCATTCAAAGAGTtatattttttggctaaaatagGATTTGCTTTTGCAGTAaaagtacaaaaataaaatttatactaaaatttcttttgtgtatatatttcattttttaattattaaataaatttatgtacaataaaaaaaaacaaaatattaataattaataaaattttaattaaaataaatattaaaacatTCTGATATAGcgtttcaaatatatatatatataacatagccAACGTAACCAAACTTTATAAGTTCACTTTTAAATCATTTCAAGGAGTTTATGAAGAGAATGGATAAATTTTGCTCTCCAATATTGATGGACCGAATGAACTCATATATAAAAGGAGGATGTTATAATTTTTAAGTATGTATGATATGAAATTTTGTATATATTGTGGTCCTCACGACAGAGACAGCGAAAGCTAGATTTTCGAGTTATATgtgtttgaataataataataataataataataataataataataataataataataataataataaatggcaCAAGAACTGAGTCTCGGATAGTTCATATGCTCTCTGTgaaattgaattcaaaaatagacATTCATGCAATAAGTTAGTAGAACCTTTTTGGGACCCAATTGATaggaataagataagatagaatcacTATCAATGACAACTTGAGATGAATTACTACGCAACTTTAGTATGCATGAGAAGGATTCAACTGAATATATAACAAGCAATTAGTAGCAATTAAGAACGTTCTTTGTGACAATTACAGTTATTACGTTGGACCAAGACAAACGGTTAGCCTATGTTGCCGCCTTCATATGCCATTCATTTTTCTATCATGAAAATTTGTTGACTCCCTAATTTATTCAAAGATCAAACTTCAAACTTCAAACAAGGTGCAAGAAAATCAAATGAATTTATCACCTTCTTAATTGGAAAATTGACACTTTTTTGAATTTCTactcaattcaatttaatttcatcATTTTAAATTAGTATCAAGCACAAAAATTGTATCCATCAGTCATAaactattttcaaattttattgacATGCATTGGGATATATTAATTTTACACATCTATTAAATCAATATAATTCAATGTATTAAAATTTACACGACATACAGGAtgtgattattttatattaaaatataatattaatccTATTTGTAACATGTTATGAATAATTCAGTAGGTTTTATAGATTATCTATGGAGTGTGGACCCACACTTTAATTTGGAGTTGCACTTCATTTTTGACTAATCTCATCTCTATGCACCGTTTTCGTTTCCTGAATATTTGGACTATTTAGCTTGTTGACATAATAATAGCAGTTGCTACAGTCCACGCTGCAATCCAATAACAAAAAGGATAAATGATTTTGTCACAACTAATTAAgggttttttacttaaataaaaaaaataaatcgccTCATTATTCTATTATCCTGATTCAATATTATtatgatatatattattatttatagataaattacagtgatatatatatatagagtaattTATGAATATACACAGAAATCGTATtaagaattgattttttttaaatacctaATTTGCACTAAAAAATAGGACATATATGTATGTTAATAATGTTGAATAGATGAGAAAATAtgataatttgttattttttaatttatttaatttaaaagccAACAACTTGATAAtactttctttcaaaaattttaacacttaaaaataaaataaagtatatattTAAGACCCACAAATCTGATCTTTAAGATTATTTACCAGATTATAGTATTTAATGATGGTTATACTTTTAGCTTTTTCCTAACTACTCAACATCTCTATGATCACTCCATTTATTTGGGAACTCTAGGTTTCTCACATGCatcatttttatatgattttattattatttatctctaATTAACACATGTTTAATTTATTCGTTTAATTAGCCTTGTCTTTTAAATAAATGATCAAtgatcacacacacacacatatatattaattatagatTAATATGAAACAAATCAATATGATTATATGAGAGGATCACTCCCTTCTATTGTTGCGGTCCTTCCTTAATTTTTCTCTTGCTATGCTCTTTATAAAGTTTAGTCATGTCTCCTTTAATTTGTAGTTCACTTTATTATAATTGCCATCTATCATTATCattcttttataataataataataataataataataataataataatgttcttCTTTGCCACGTTTTGCAAATGGAATTGAATGACCCAAAGATTAGTTATAATTAGGTTGGGATATATAGCTCCATTAATGATACAACTGATAATAACAAACATCTATGAATCACAAACCCTCTTTATTAATAAGGTGAGCTTAGTTGGTAGATACATAGATCTTTCAaatcttcaaagttcaaacaaatTAAAGCAATCGATAAttaatgcctcttctagatatgaaAACTACTTCTACAAAGTTTTCAATTCCAAAAACTTTaggaaataattaaagctttattCTCTAGCTATAGCAGCCCCTTATATTAATTAACCAAATTTTATATCTTTGTGTTTGATGATAATAAGTAGTTACTTTTtgacttaaaagttaaaacaattgAAAGATACGATCTTTTTAATTTGCCAATTAACTAGGCTTAAAAAGTTACGTACGATAAAATATTGTGACTTTTCATATCATCATTTCCATGAATTATTATTCAAACATCTTAGATTCTTAGTATTTAAACATTTTGTTTCATGCGGCAGAGTCATTTTGACCATGCAGCTAAAGTAGTAGTAGCATTTTGACAACCACATACATACTTTCATATACAGTACggtttttttaattagttaattgcTAGTTATATATTTGGgacattaattaatttaaaatttaattatgttgttggtctttataattttattaaatttataattaatttttttattttttttgttttattaattaagtctttatattaattttaattttgtaattagatttttttaatataaaaaatattaaaattaaataaatattttttataaattaaatatattcacaattaaaaacttaattaaatatttgattatatattttttgaaaaaaatattctattaattttattatttttgataaaaaatataattacaaaattaaaagtaagaatctaattaaaaaaaacgtataaaaatttaaaatagtgaAATATAAAAATCATTAGAGTAATTTAACCATAATTTAAACATATCCCTGTAGTTAGATGTCTAGCTAGAGAGGA is a window from the Arachis hypogaea cultivar Tifrunner chromosome 17, arahy.Tifrunner.gnm2.J5K5, whole genome shotgun sequence genome containing:
- the LOC112766190 gene encoding uncharacterized protein — protein: MEERRKGCLVAAETPPPLLGLLPPLSSPQDSDSLLLLHQFLVPRYHLLSPRFSDPHSISHHLVLLAIISWSKPPMTLPTYPVMILFDLSRGSNPTLIGGSITPRHVSSSDVVPKTIGKDRMLLK